A genomic stretch from Flavobacterium humidisoli includes:
- a CDS encoding NAD-dependent epimerase/dehydratase family protein, translating into MLNFFEDDLNLIYDNTKGILFDENDKTFFLTGGTGFFGIWIIMSFLFVNRKLKLNSKMIVLTRDKKKFLLKHGWIEDYREISFLEGDISSFEFIENNIDYIIHAATEASIKLNDEKPLVMFETIVLGTQRILEFARIKKVKSFLLTSSGAVYGKQPSDIEKISEDYIGAPVTSDAKSMYGEGKRMAELLCATYHKLFNLPVKVARCYAFIGPFLELNSHFAAGNFIKNLLNNEDIIIEGDGTPYRSYMYSADLTIWLWTILIKGKNNSPYNVGSSNAISIEELADLISKKDDSSQTKVIIKTKKSNIPALRYVPDVDKAMNELNLRIYTDLEACLEKTISFNKNILNISK; encoded by the coding sequence ATGTTAAATTTTTTTGAAGACGATTTGAATTTAATATATGATAATACTAAAGGAATTTTGTTTGATGAGAATGATAAAACATTTTTCCTTACTGGAGGAACTGGTTTTTTTGGAATATGGATAATAATGAGTTTTTTATTTGTAAATAGAAAATTGAAATTGAATTCTAAAATGATTGTTTTAACTCGTGACAAAAAAAAGTTTCTATTAAAACATGGATGGATTGAGGACTATAGAGAAATTAGTTTTTTAGAAGGTGATATATCTAGCTTTGAGTTTATCGAGAATAATATTGATTATATTATTCATGCAGCAACTGAAGCAAGCATTAAGTTAAATGATGAAAAGCCTTTGGTAATGTTTGAAACTATTGTCCTAGGTACACAAAGAATTTTGGAGTTTGCCAGAATAAAAAAAGTAAAATCATTTTTACTAACTAGCAGTGGAGCAGTGTACGGTAAACAACCATCAGACATCGAAAAAATTTCAGAAGATTATATAGGAGCTCCTGTGACTTCTGATGCAAAATCTATGTACGGAGAAGGGAAGCGAATGGCAGAGCTTTTATGCGCGACTTATCATAAATTATTCAATTTACCCGTTAAAGTTGCGAGATGTTATGCTTTTATAGGACCATTTTTGGAATTAAATTCTCATTTTGCTGCTGGAAATTTTATTAAAAATCTTTTAAATAATGAAGATATTATAATAGAAGGTGATGGAACGCCTTATAGGTCTTATATGTATTCTGCTGATTTGACTATATGGTTATGGACTATATTAATTAAAGGGAAAAATAATAGTCCTTACAACGTTGGTTCGAGTAATGCTATTAGTATAGAGGAATTGGCAGATTTGATTTCAAAAAAAGATGATAGTAGCCAAACAAAAGTTATTATTAAAACAAAGAAATCTAATATTCCAGCCTTGAGATATGTTCCAGATGTGGACAAAGCTATGAATGAATTAAATTTAAGAATTTACACAGACCTTGAAGCTTGTTTAGAAAAAACAATCTCGTTTAATAAAAATATTTTAAACATTTCGAAATAA
- the rfbB gene encoding dTDP-glucose 4,6-dehydratase, which produces MKKILITGGAGFIGSHVVRRFVNKYPEYQIFNLDALTYAGNLENIKDIENKPNYTFVKGDIVDESFINDLFEIHKFDGVLHLAAESHVDRSIEDPLAFVKTNVIGTMNLLNAAKNQWKDNFEDKRFYHISTDEVYGSLGVTGLFTEETPYDPNSPYSASKASSDHFVRAYGETYGLPYVLTNCSNNYGSYHFPEKLIPLFINNIINNKPLPVYGDGNYTRDWLFVEDHAIAIDLVFHEGKNHETYNIGGFNEWKNIDLVKLLCKIMDGKLEREAGTSEKLITYVKDRPGHDLRYAIDASKINRELGWRPTVTFEEGLEKTINWYLNNQEWLQNVTSGSYKDYYQKQYSSN; this is translated from the coding sequence ATGAAAAAAATTCTAATAACTGGCGGTGCTGGTTTTATTGGTTCTCATGTAGTAAGACGTTTTGTGAACAAATATCCAGAATATCAAATTTTCAACTTAGATGCATTGACATATGCAGGAAATCTGGAAAACATAAAAGATATAGAGAATAAACCAAATTACACTTTTGTTAAAGGAGATATTGTCGATGAAAGTTTTATTAATGATCTTTTTGAAATTCATAAATTTGATGGGGTTTTACATTTAGCCGCAGAATCGCATGTAGATCGTTCTATTGAAGATCCGCTTGCATTTGTTAAAACTAATGTTATTGGAACAATGAATTTATTAAATGCGGCTAAGAATCAATGGAAAGATAATTTTGAAGACAAAAGGTTTTATCATATAAGCACTGATGAAGTCTATGGCTCATTAGGAGTAACAGGATTATTTACAGAAGAAACCCCTTATGATCCAAATTCTCCATATTCAGCTTCAAAAGCAAGTTCTGACCATTTTGTTAGGGCTTATGGTGAAACTTATGGGTTGCCATATGTTTTAACAAATTGTTCAAACAATTATGGATCCTATCACTTTCCTGAGAAATTAATTCCACTTTTTATAAATAACATTATAAATAATAAACCACTGCCTGTTTATGGTGATGGAAATTATACCCGCGATTGGTTATTTGTAGAAGATCATGCTATAGCAATTGATCTAGTTTTTCATGAAGGAAAAAATCATGAAACTTATAATATTGGCGGATTTAATGAATGGAAAAATATAGATCTAGTTAAGTTACTATGTAAAATAATGGATGGTAAATTAGAAAGAGAGGCTGGCACTTCTGAAAAACTAATTACCTATGTAAAAGATCGACCTGGTCACGATTTGCGTTATGCGATTGATGCTTCAAAAATTAATAGAGAATTAGGGTGGAGACCTACAGTGACTTTTGAAGAAGGATTAGAAAAAACTATAAATTGGTATCTTAATAATCAAGAATGGCTTCAAAATGTTACTTCTGGATCCTATAAAGATTATTATCAAAAACAGTACTCATCAAACTAA
- the rfbF gene encoding glucose-1-phosphate cytidylyltransferase — MKVVIFAGGFGTRLMEETEARPKPMVEIGGKPILWHILKMYEQHGYNEFVICLGYKATYIKEYFYNYYLHNSDVTIELANNNINVHFSETESFKVTLIDTGLHTNTAGRLKKIEKYVKGETFMLTYGDGVADLNLTALYNFHRSHGRLATLTSVQIPGRFGNLDINQSGEVGHFEEKPMGDGMWINGGFFVLEPGIFRYLDYDVEDVQWEKGPLAAIADDNQLAAYKHTGFWKCMDALRDRHELEEMWSSGNAKWKTW; from the coding sequence ATGAAAGTAGTAATTTTTGCGGGTGGCTTTGGAACCCGTCTTATGGAGGAAACCGAGGCGAGACCTAAACCTATGGTTGAAATAGGAGGAAAACCTATTTTATGGCATATATTAAAAATGTATGAACAACATGGTTATAATGAATTTGTTATTTGTCTAGGTTATAAGGCTACTTATATAAAAGAATATTTTTATAATTATTATCTGCATAATTCAGATGTAACAATTGAATTGGCTAATAATAATATAAATGTGCATTTTTCAGAAACTGAATCTTTCAAAGTAACATTGATTGATACTGGCTTGCATACTAATACTGCTGGGCGATTAAAAAAAATAGAGAAGTATGTAAAGGGAGAAACTTTTATGTTGACTTATGGCGATGGTGTGGCAGATCTGAACTTAACAGCCCTTTATAATTTTCATCGTTCACATGGTCGTTTAGCTACTTTAACTAGTGTGCAAATACCAGGTAGATTTGGTAATTTAGATATCAACCAGTCTGGAGAAGTTGGGCACTTTGAAGAGAAACCAATGGGAGATGGTATGTGGATTAATGGAGGTTTTTTTGTATTAGAGCCTGGCATATTTAGATATTTGGATTACGATGTTGAAGATGTGCAATGGGAAAAAGGTCCTCTTGCTGCAATTGCTGACGATAATCAATTAGCAGCTTATAAACATACTGGATTTTGGAAATGTATGGATGCCCTTAGAGATCGTCATGAGTTAGAAGAAATGTGGAGTTCAGGCAATGCTAAATGGAAAACATGGTAG
- a CDS encoding thiamine pyrophosphate-binding protein — protein sequence MKVSDLIADFLIKNEIKHVFGIIGAGNAHIFDSIQQKGYTEIICVHHEQAACMAMQTYYRTSGKVTAAILTTGAGSTNGITGVVSAWADSIPGIVISGNEHSKFVDIHKDVRMWGVQGYDSPAMVEKVTKYATKVSESNLVVYELEKAYSIAQHGRPGPCWIDIPMNLQSSNIEEKEVVHFRQDELPELHLDSDSKLSENINLIVEALNKAERPLFWFGNGIRLANAELLLEPLLEKYNIPALVTWAGIDSIDSNHPLVYGRAGTYGQRSANFILQNCDLLICIGTRMAISQIGYDINELAREADIVVVDVDKFELDKYKERYKYSVNADAGDFIRKMLDKELNKTSDFLDWIEICNNYRKQYPWFNSEDHPDKDGFINSYQFMERLNSYLKTDQHITTDMGTALLSGHQVLRIGKDQRLMTSTGLGEMGYGLPAAIGSSVAREKGEVMCLNCDGGMMMNLQELQTIVHYKLPVKLFIFNNDGYLMIKHTQNALFNGRRAGVDTNSGVTCPNFSALAEAFGIPSYQIRTWEDFDKFIPEIQEISGPVICEVFMHPHQLFVPKLGLAIQSDGSLISPPLEDLSPFISRDELSKNMLNGLHLKSTNIEVKI from the coding sequence ATGAAAGTATCCGATTTAATAGCAGATTTTTTAATTAAGAATGAAATAAAGCATGTGTTTGGAATTATTGGTGCTGGTAATGCACATATTTTTGATTCAATTCAGCAAAAAGGATATACTGAAATAATTTGTGTTCATCATGAACAAGCGGCATGTATGGCAATGCAAACTTACTACAGGACTAGTGGTAAAGTGACTGCAGCTATTTTAACAACTGGAGCAGGTTCAACTAATGGAATCACTGGGGTTGTAAGTGCATGGGCTGATTCAATACCTGGAATTGTAATATCTGGTAATGAGCATTCAAAATTTGTAGATATTCATAAAGATGTTAGGATGTGGGGAGTGCAAGGATATGATAGCCCCGCAATGGTTGAAAAAGTAACCAAATACGCAACAAAAGTTTCTGAATCAAACTTAGTAGTATATGAATTAGAGAAAGCTTATTCAATAGCACAACATGGTCGTCCTGGCCCCTGCTGGATTGATATTCCAATGAATTTACAATCTAGTAATATTGAAGAAAAAGAGGTGGTTCATTTTAGACAAGACGAGCTACCTGAATTGCATTTGGATTCTGATTCAAAATTGTCAGAAAATATAAATTTAATAGTAGAAGCTCTAAATAAAGCTGAAAGGCCCTTGTTTTGGTTTGGTAATGGTATACGTTTAGCAAATGCTGAGTTATTATTGGAACCATTACTAGAAAAATATAATATACCTGCATTAGTTACTTGGGCTGGTATAGATTCAATTGATTCTAATCATCCATTAGTTTACGGAAGAGCTGGTACATATGGACAAAGGAGTGCGAACTTTATTCTTCAAAATTGTGATTTATTGATCTGTATTGGAACAAGAATGGCTATCTCGCAGATTGGTTATGATATTAATGAGCTAGCTAGAGAAGCAGATATTGTCGTTGTCGATGTTGATAAATTTGAATTAGATAAATATAAAGAAAGATATAAATATTCTGTAAATGCTGATGCAGGAGATTTTATAAGAAAAATGCTTGATAAAGAGTTGAATAAAACATCAGATTTCTTAGATTGGATTGAGATCTGTAATAATTATCGTAAACAATATCCTTGGTTTAATTCAGAAGATCATCCCGATAAAGACGGATTTATTAATTCTTATCAATTTATGGAAAGATTAAATTCTTATTTGAAAACTGATCAGCATATTACTACAGACATGGGAACTGCACTTTTGAGCGGTCATCAGGTATTGAGAATTGGTAAAGATCAAAGATTAATGACTTCTACTGGTTTGGGGGAGATGGGATATGGTTTGCCTGCAGCAATAGGATCATCTGTAGCCAGAGAAAAAGGAGAAGTTATGTGCTTAAATTGTGATGGTGGAATGATGATGAATTTGCAAGAATTGCAAACAATAGTCCACTATAAATTACCAGTAAAATTATTTATTTTTAATAACGATGGTTATTTGATGATTAAGCATACACAAAATGCCCTTTTTAATGGTAGGAGAGCTGGAGTTGACACTAACTCAGGTGTAACATGCCCCAATTTTAGTGCATTAGCGGAAGCTTTTGGAATACCTTCTTATCAGATTAGAACATGGGAAGACTTTGATAAATTTATTCCTGAAATTCAAGAAATTTCTGGACCTGTAATTTGTGAAGTTTTTATGCATCCACATCAATTATTCGTTCCAAAATTAGGTTTGGCTATCCAAAGTGATGGTAGTTTAATATCTCCTCCTTTGGAAGATTTATCTCCATTTATTTCACGAGACGAATTGAGTAAAAACATGTTAAATGGTTTGCATCTTAAATCTACTAACATTGAAGTTAAAATATAA
- a CDS encoding SLBB domain-containing protein produces the protein MKNIIYVLTLFLALTTFNATAQDIMKSKDLSTIKVDYLSDDELAKISAQLKSNNATIDQVESMALSKGMSQTEFNKLKIKLNDYEKKNAKDGGKDKNKDGKLKTGDKDSEFGRKQDKIKNEKIKDSLNALIFGSELFDNPTLNFEPDLNLATPMNYVLGPGDELQVSVYGVQEYNANIPVSVEGKVSIDYVGQISVSGMSIEAATQKIKAAIARVYSTVRSGQSQVSISLGKIRTIKVTIVGGKQPGNYSISSLATVYNALHLAGGPGKNGSYRNIELIRNNKVYKNIDIYRFLVKGDQSDNVSLKENDVIRIPAYSQRVTVEGEVKRPGIFEMKKDEKFSDLLNFASGFNEFAYTASVNVLQKTGKEFKVHDINESEYNSYQPQSGDVFRITKILNRFENRIKIEGAVFRPDYYSFTEGMRVSDLVTRAEGLKEDAYSKRARIIRLKTDLTTEIVNVDLGAALSGDLNADIELKREDIVTVYSILDFREEYKVTIDGEVKNPGEYEYFENLTLNDLVVQVGGLTGSASKRVEIARMIKSDAIDDADPKRIELVELEITADNNEQVKNFVLKPFDVINIRRMAVYEKPEMVKVSGAVTYPGKYVLANKKERVYNVVMRAGGLTSIANLDGMKIKRPIKEEQIEQLESINLNLEKKETFEQKEGTSVESNITAKDTLKSKLSKKLRDELKYTTIPVNWEKIVKDKNHYSNVTLFPGDEIEVAVYNEGVKVTGNVLLTSEIPYRSGKGFKYYINSVGGVDNKGWKRKAYIIYPNGKAAITTSFLFFKSYPKVEPDSQIVVPEKPEKKKMSAGEWAGLGTAFASLALLIVTAFK, from the coding sequence ATGAAAAATATAATATACGTTCTTACTCTATTTTTAGCATTAACAACATTTAATGCAACTGCACAAGATATAATGAAATCTAAAGATTTAAGTACTATAAAAGTTGACTACTTATCTGATGATGAATTGGCAAAAATTAGTGCTCAGTTAAAAAGTAATAATGCCACTATTGATCAAGTTGAATCAATGGCTCTTTCAAAGGGGATGAGCCAAACAGAGTTTAATAAACTTAAAATTAAGCTTAATGACTATGAGAAGAAAAATGCAAAAGATGGAGGTAAAGATAAAAATAAGGATGGTAAATTAAAAACTGGGGATAAGGATTCGGAGTTTGGTAGAAAACAGGACAAAATAAAAAATGAGAAGATAAAAGATTCTTTGAATGCATTAATTTTTGGATCAGAGCTATTTGATAATCCTACTTTAAATTTTGAACCAGATTTAAATTTGGCAACACCTATGAATTATGTTCTAGGCCCTGGTGATGAATTACAAGTAAGCGTTTATGGTGTTCAAGAATATAATGCAAATATACCCGTAAGTGTAGAAGGAAAAGTAAGTATAGACTATGTAGGACAAATTTCTGTTTCCGGAATGTCTATTGAGGCTGCTACACAAAAAATTAAAGCCGCGATTGCAAGAGTATATAGTACGGTTCGTTCTGGGCAATCTCAGGTGAGTATTAGTTTAGGAAAAATACGTACTATAAAAGTAACAATCGTTGGGGGCAAACAGCCTGGTAACTATTCAATATCTTCCTTAGCAACTGTTTATAATGCTTTACATTTAGCTGGTGGGCCAGGAAAGAATGGAAGTTATAGAAATATTGAATTAATTCGAAACAATAAAGTTTACAAGAATATCGATATTTATAGATTCTTAGTTAAAGGGGATCAATCTGATAATGTTTCATTAAAAGAGAATGATGTAATTAGAATCCCTGCATATAGTCAAAGAGTTACCGTTGAGGGAGAAGTGAAGCGCCCTGGCATTTTTGAAATGAAAAAAGATGAGAAATTTTCTGATTTGTTAAATTTTGCCTCTGGATTCAATGAGTTTGCTTATACTGCTTCAGTAAATGTGTTGCAAAAGACGGGAAAAGAATTTAAAGTCCATGATATAAATGAAAGTGAATATAATTCTTACCAGCCTCAATCAGGAGATGTTTTTAGAATTACTAAGATTTTGAATCGATTTGAAAATCGTATTAAGATTGAAGGTGCCGTTTTTAGACCAGATTATTACTCTTTTACTGAAGGAATGAGAGTTTCTGATCTTGTTACAAGAGCAGAAGGACTAAAAGAAGACGCATATAGTAAAAGAGCACGAATTATTCGTTTAAAAACCGATTTAACAACAGAAATTGTTAATGTAGATTTAGGAGCTGCTTTATCAGGTGATTTGAATGCTGACATTGAATTAAAAAGAGAAGATATAGTTACAGTATATTCTATTCTTGACTTTAGAGAAGAATATAAAGTTACTATAGATGGAGAAGTAAAAAATCCAGGCGAATACGAATATTTTGAAAACCTTACGCTAAATGACTTAGTTGTTCAGGTTGGAGGATTAACAGGTTCAGCTTCTAAAAGGGTTGAAATTGCTAGAATGATTAAATCTGATGCTATTGACGATGCTGATCCTAAACGTATAGAGTTAGTTGAGTTGGAAATAACCGCAGATAATAATGAACAAGTTAAGAATTTTGTCTTAAAACCTTTTGATGTCATTAATATTCGCCGTATGGCAGTTTATGAGAAACCAGAGATGGTAAAAGTAAGTGGAGCGGTTACCTATCCTGGAAAATACGTGCTAGCTAATAAAAAAGAGAGGGTTTATAATGTGGTAATGAGAGCTGGAGGATTAACATCTATCGCGAATTTAGATGGTATGAAGATAAAAAGACCAATCAAAGAAGAACAAATAGAGCAATTAGAAAGTATAAATCTTAATTTGGAGAAAAAAGAAACGTTCGAGCAGAAAGAGGGAACTTCAGTAGAATCAAATATTACAGCTAAAGATACACTTAAATCTAAATTGTCAAAAAAACTTAGAGACGAATTAAAATATACAACGATTCCAGTGAACTGGGAAAAAATTGTAAAAGATAAAAATCACTATTCTAATGTGACTCTATTTCCTGGAGATGAAATTGAAGTTGCTGTATATAACGAAGGGGTTAAAGTTACAGGAAATGTCTTGTTGACTTCTGAGATTCCTTATAGAAGTGGTAAAGGATTTAAATATTATATTAATTCTGTTGGAGGTGTAGATAATAAAGGATGGAAAAGAAAAGCATACATCATTTATCCTAATGGAAAAGCCGCCATAACAACCTCATTTTTGTTTTTCAAATCTTATCCTAAAGTAGAGCCAGATTCACAAATTGTTGTGCCTGAAAAACCTGAAAAAAAGAAAATGAGTGCTGGAGAATGGGCTGGGCTTGGAACGGCATTTGCGAGTTTAGCATTATTAATTGTAACTGCATTTAAATAA
- a CDS encoding flavin reductase family protein, translated as MKKYTLKVQEVRKETKDTVTVCFKQPGLKKIKYLAGQYLTLQFRINGRRYIRPYSFSSAPVIDSTLDITVKRVTGGIISNHINDNIKVDDVIEVYEPIGDFVFENSQDVRGVTFWGVGSGITPLFSMIKDILVNQPSVDVHLVYGNKSNSSIIFKKQFEQLKVDYVSRFKVWNFFSQEEFFEEDSHNKKGRIHKKFVEDLMKSTHSTDRHYICGPIELKKTVKKTLIELGYSENSIFSEDFELIKNPEDFKDILDQEVLLSFEGLERNIKVNKGKSVLEEALGLGIELPYSCQTGNCSTCKGILKSGQLKMIGLDRPRTDLTENEYLLCCSYPLTGNVCIEV; from the coding sequence ATGAAAAAATATACTTTAAAGGTTCAGGAAGTTAGAAAAGAAACAAAAGATACAGTGACTGTATGTTTTAAGCAACCAGGCCTAAAGAAAATCAAATACTTGGCTGGTCAATATCTTACGTTACAGTTTCGAATAAATGGCAGAAGATATATTAGACCATATTCATTTTCTTCAGCGCCAGTAATTGATTCTACACTTGATATTACAGTAAAAAGAGTGACTGGTGGAATAATTTCAAATCATATTAATGATAATATTAAGGTAGATGATGTAATTGAGGTATATGAACCCATAGGAGACTTTGTTTTTGAGAACTCTCAAGATGTAAGGGGTGTGACGTTTTGGGGAGTAGGTAGTGGTATTACTCCTTTGTTTTCGATGATAAAAGATATATTAGTAAATCAGCCCTCAGTCGATGTGCATCTTGTTTACGGAAATAAATCTAACTCATCAATAATTTTTAAAAAACAATTTGAGCAACTTAAAGTTGATTATGTTTCTCGCTTCAAAGTATGGAACTTTTTTTCTCAGGAAGAATTTTTTGAAGAAGATTCACACAACAAAAAAGGGCGTATACATAAAAAGTTTGTTGAGGATCTAATGAAAAGTACCCATTCTACAGATAGACATTATATTTGTGGTCCCATAGAACTTAAAAAAACAGTAAAGAAAACTTTAATCGAGTTGGGATATAGTGAAAACTCTATATTTTCAGAAGATTTTGAGTTAATAAAAAATCCAGAGGATTTTAAGGATATTTTAGATCAAGAAGTTTTATTGAGTTTTGAGGGATTAGAAAGAAATATAAAAGTAAACAAAGGTAAATCTGTCTTGGAAGAAGCTTTAGGACTTGGCATTGAATTGCCATATTCATGTCAAACAGGTAATTGTAGTACATGTAAAGGAATACTTAAGTCGGGACAGTTAAAAATGATTGGATTAGATAGACCCCGAACTGATCTAACTGAAAATGAGTATTTGCTTTGTTGTAGTTACCCGTTGACAGGTAATGTTTGTATCGAAGTATAA
- a CDS encoding Wzz/FepE/Etk N-terminal domain-containing protein: MDNTPIGSEEISLKEILEKVKNYYNYLISQWKLIVLFGIIGASLGLSYSFFKKPVYTATLSFALEDDKPSNGFGGALGLASSFGLDLGGSGGGIFTGSNLTELFKSRTMVEKTLLSPVKFNGKQISLAEMYIQNNEWREAWIKKPFLSKIQFLPNDNRQKFTRIQDSILGIMYNNLSKTGLSVSQKDKKVSIISIDVNSTNELFAKYFCEALARQVGKFYVETKSKKARMNMDILEHQVDSIRGELNGAITGVAVANDNTFNLNPALNVRRAPSARRQVDVQANTAILTELVKQAELAKVTLRKETPLIQVIDRPILPLFKERFGKLKGIILGGGLSVFLISLFLIAKRLLKQLLQ; the protein is encoded by the coding sequence ATGGATAATACCCCTATTGGAAGCGAAGAGATTTCTTTAAAAGAAATACTAGAAAAAGTTAAAAATTATTACAACTATTTAATTTCTCAATGGAAGCTTATAGTATTGTTTGGCATTATAGGAGCTAGTTTAGGATTAAGTTATTCTTTTTTTAAAAAGCCAGTTTATACAGCAACACTATCTTTTGCTTTAGAAGATGATAAGCCTAGTAACGGTTTTGGAGGAGCTTTAGGGTTGGCAAGTTCTTTTGGTTTAGACTTAGGAGGAAGTGGAGGTGGAATATTTACAGGCTCTAATTTAACTGAGTTATTTAAATCAAGAACCATGGTTGAGAAAACATTATTGTCCCCGGTTAAATTTAATGGAAAACAAATTTCTCTGGCCGAAATGTATATTCAAAATAATGAATGGAGGGAGGCTTGGATCAAAAAGCCATTTTTAAGTAAAATTCAATTTTTACCTAATGACAATCGCCAGAAGTTTACAAGAATTCAGGATAGTATTTTGGGAATAATGTATAATAATTTGTCTAAAACAGGCCTATCTGTTTCACAAAAAGATAAAAAAGTTTCAATTATTAGTATTGATGTTAATTCAACTAATGAATTATTTGCAAAATATTTTTGTGAAGCTTTAGCTAGACAGGTTGGAAAATTTTATGTAGAGACCAAAAGTAAGAAGGCAAGAATGAATATGGATATTTTAGAGCACCAGGTAGATTCGATTAGAGGAGAATTAAATGGTGCAATTACTGGCGTTGCAGTTGCAAATGATAATACTTTTAATTTAAATCCAGCTTTAAATGTTCGAAGAGCGCCTTCTGCAAGAAGACAAGTTGATGTACAAGCAAATACAGCAATTTTAACAGAACTAGTCAAGCAAGCTGAATTAGCAAAAGTAACATTACGCAAAGAGACACCATTGATACAAGTTATTGATAGGCCTATTTTACCATTGTTTAAAGAACGCTTTGGAAAACTGAAAGGAATAATTTTAGGAGGTGGATTATCGGTCTTTTTGATTTCTTTGTTTTTAATTGCTAAGAGGTTGTTAAAACAACTTTTACAATAA
- the rfbG gene encoding CDP-glucose 4,6-dehydratase has product MVETLFQRLKQTYNGKKVFLTGHTGFKGAWMLKTLSILGAKVKGYALEPQTKDDLFHLINGEQICESIIADLRDKKRLEKEIIDFQPDFIFHLAAQPLVRLSYDIPAETFEINVIGTANILDVVRLLEKKCDVVLITTDKVYQNNEWIYPYRENDRLGGYDPYSASKACTELVIDSYRNSFFNSKDYDLHKKGIAVGRAGNVIGGGDWSKDRLIPDIAKAFAIDKPVTIRNPKSIRPWQHVLEPVIGYLLLGANLAAKPIQFNQAYNFGPHFLDALPVIDMLKLAMESWKGGEYRVESSTNQPHEAGLLKLDISKAIIELNWEPKLNAEEAVKITIDWYKYFFSEPEMISNFTFQQINSYLNS; this is encoded by the coding sequence ATGGTAGAAACATTATTTCAAAGATTGAAACAGACTTATAACGGTAAAAAAGTTTTTTTGACCGGACACACTGGTTTTAAAGGAGCTTGGATGCTTAAAACATTATCAATTTTAGGAGCTAAAGTCAAAGGTTATGCATTAGAACCACAGACAAAGGACGATTTGTTTCATTTAATAAATGGAGAACAAATTTGTGAATCCATAATAGCTGATTTGCGTGATAAGAAAAGATTAGAAAAAGAAATAATCGATTTTCAACCAGATTTCATATTTCATTTAGCTGCACAACCATTGGTTCGTTTGTCTTATGATATTCCTGCAGAAACTTTTGAAATAAATGTTATAGGAACTGCTAACATTTTAGATGTAGTTCGATTATTAGAAAAAAAGTGCGATGTGGTTTTAATTACTACAGATAAGGTATATCAGAACAATGAATGGATTTATCCTTATCGAGAAAATGATCGTTTGGGAGGTTATGATCCTTACAGTGCTAGTAAAGCATGTACAGAATTAGTTATTGATTCATATCGTAATTCTTTTTTTAATAGTAAGGATTATGATTTACATAAAAAAGGTATAGCAGTTGGTCGTGCTGGTAATGTAATTGGTGGTGGTGATTGGTCTAAAGATCGATTAATACCAGATATTGCCAAAGCATTCGCAATTGACAAACCTGTCACAATTAGAAACCCTAAGTCGATCAGACCATGGCAGCATGTATTGGAACCTGTAATAGGATATTTGCTGTTAGGAGCTAATTTAGCAGCCAAACCTATTCAATTTAATCAAGCGTATAATTTTGGGCCGCATTTTTTGGATGCACTTCCAGTAATTGACATGTTAAAGCTAGCTATGGAAAGTTGGAAAGGCGGAGAATACAGAGTAGAATCATCTACAAATCAACCTCATGAAGCAGGATTGCTAAAGCTTGATATTAGTAAAGCTATTATTGAATTAAACTGGGAACCAAAGTTGAATGCTGAAGAAGCTGTGAAGATAACAATTGATTGGTACAAATATTTTTTTAGTGAGCCAGAAATGATTTCAAATTTTACATTTCAGCAAATTAATTCTTACTTAAATTCATAA